From the genome of Prochlorococcus marinus XMU1419, one region includes:
- a CDS encoding nucleoside triphosphate pyrophosphatase — protein sequence MLILASASQSRKKLLENCQIEFFQISSNFDESSIKERNIYKLALELSFQKAYTLSENIQKILLPEEFKYGSLEILGCDSIFEFKGEAYGKPSNKEEALLRWKRMSGEFGYLHTGHTLIVGNFDSTSNLLKITEIIKKTVSSKVYFSKLEDREINSYIDTNEPLYCAGGFALEGIGGKYIEKIEGCFSNVMGLSLPWLRKNLYKLEN from the coding sequence GTGTTAATTCTAGCCTCTGCTTCACAATCTAGAAAGAAATTACTTGAAAATTGTCAAATTGAGTTCTTTCAAATATCAAGTAATTTTGATGAGTCTTCAATTAAAGAAAGAAATATATACAAGTTGGCTTTAGAATTATCTTTTCAAAAGGCTTATACTTTATCTGAAAATATTCAAAAAATATTATTGCCTGAAGAATTTAAATATGGTTCTTTGGAAATCCTGGGATGCGATTCAATTTTTGAATTTAAAGGAGAAGCTTATGGAAAACCATCTAATAAAGAAGAAGCATTACTTAGATGGAAAAGAATGTCTGGAGAATTTGGATATTTACATACAGGTCATACTCTTATAGTTGGGAACTTCGATTCAACTTCAAATCTTTTAAAAATCACTGAAATAATAAAAAAAACGGTAAGTTCAAAAGTTTATTTTTCTAAGTTGGAAGATCGGGAAATAAATAGCTATATAGATACAAATGAACCTTTATATTGCGCCGGAGGATTTGCTCTTGAAGGTATTGGTGGAAAATATATAGAAAAAATAGAGGGATGTTTCAGTAACGTAATGGGGTTAAGTTTGCCTTGGCTCAGAAAAAATTTATATAAATTAGAAAATTGA
- a CDS encoding cobyric acid synthase — protein MNLEAKLNTIKKPIMILGTSSGAGKSLTVTAICRILKNLGEDPIPFKGQNMSNNAWVDWNGGEMAYSQALQAFACGINPSSEMNPILLKPQGNSISEVIHLGKSVGTTTAQNYYKDWFIPGWEVIKKSLASIYKQTPNCRLIIEGAGSPVEMNLIHRDLTNLRIAKYLKANCILVTDIERGGVFAQIIGTLELMEPEERKLIKGIIINRFRGDLSLFEKGKKWIEDKTQIPVIGIIPWLNDSFPPEDSLDLLEKKSRTSNPEIKVGIIKLPSISNFSDFDPLENEKSILIEWVRESQNLKKYDFIILPGSKQTIKDQIFLEKTGLSQDIRNYSKKRGNIIGICGGLQMLGTTLEDPFFKEGSKSYSEQKIEGIGLLPLKTTFFEKKLTRQIKSESVWPCRSKINGFEIHNGQTEFENMQSSLKINSIFKDLHLGWYKENKEGGTVAGTYIHGIFENDKWRDQYINLIRRNRNLPILNEKSISYKIKRDSIINKLANEFHKHLNIGFLLS, from the coding sequence ATGAATCTAGAAGCCAAATTAAACACAATAAAGAAACCAATAATGATTTTAGGAACATCCAGTGGAGCAGGTAAATCATTAACAGTTACGGCTATTTGCAGAATTCTTAAAAATTTGGGTGAAGATCCAATACCTTTTAAAGGACAAAATATGAGTAACAATGCTTGGGTTGATTGGAATGGGGGAGAGATGGCATATTCACAGGCCCTACAAGCTTTTGCTTGTGGTATAAATCCTTCTTCAGAGATGAATCCCATTTTATTAAAACCACAAGGCAACTCAATAAGCGAAGTGATTCATCTTGGCAAAAGTGTAGGAACAACAACCGCACAAAATTACTACAAAGACTGGTTTATTCCAGGATGGGAAGTAATTAAAAAAAGTTTAGCTTCAATTTATAAACAAACTCCAAATTGTCGATTAATTATTGAAGGAGCAGGTAGTCCAGTAGAAATGAATTTAATTCATAGAGATCTTACTAATTTAAGAATTGCTAAGTATTTAAAAGCGAATTGCATTTTAGTTACCGATATTGAAAGAGGGGGCGTTTTTGCTCAGATTATAGGAACACTAGAATTAATGGAACCTGAAGAAAGAAAACTCATTAAGGGAATAATTATAAATAGATTCAGAGGAGACCTTTCATTATTTGAAAAAGGGAAAAAATGGATTGAAGATAAGACTCAAATACCCGTTATTGGAATTATTCCATGGTTAAATGATTCTTTTCCGCCCGAAGACTCCCTAGATTTATTAGAAAAAAAATCACGTACCTCAAATCCAGAGATTAAAGTTGGGATCATAAAATTACCATCTATAAGCAACTTTTCAGATTTTGATCCTTTAGAAAATGAAAAATCAATATTAATCGAATGGGTACGAGAATCACAAAACTTAAAAAAATATGACTTTATTATTCTTCCAGGAAGTAAACAAACTATTAAAGATCAAATATTTCTTGAAAAGACTGGATTATCCCAGGATATAAGGAATTATTCAAAAAAAAGGGGGAATATTATTGGAATTTGCGGAGGTTTACAAATGTTAGGAACAACACTTGAAGATCCTTTTTTTAAAGAGGGTTCCAAAAGCTATTCTGAACAAAAAATTGAAGGGATTGGATTACTACCACTAAAAACCACTTTCTTTGAAAAAAAACTAACACGTCAAATTAAATCGGAATCTGTATGGCCATGCCGATCAAAAATTAATGGATTTGAAATTCATAATGGGCAAACTGAATTTGAAAACATGCAAAGTTCACTAAAGATAAACTCTATTTTCAAAGACTTACACCTTGGTTGGTACAAAGAGAACAAAGAAGGGGGTACTGTTGCGGGTACATACATCCATGGGATATTTGAAAATGATAAATGGAGAGATCAATACATAAATTTAATAAGAAGAAACAGAAATCTACCAATATTAAATGAAAAATCAATATCTTATAAAATCAAAAGGGATTCGATTATTAATAAACTTGCGAATGAGTTTCATAAACATTTAAATATCGGTTTTTTATTAAGTTAA
- a CDS encoding 2Fe-2S iron-sulfur cluster-binding protein, giving the protein MKIKIKWPNNLETYALEGDDWFSTAKKAGLEIPSGCLTGSCGACEIDVNGKTIRACISDVKSNRKCELSVSLTTDPFWET; this is encoded by the coding sequence ATGAAAATTAAAATCAAATGGCCAAATAATCTTGAGACCTATGCTTTAGAAGGGGACGATTGGTTCTCTACAGCAAAAAAAGCAGGTTTAGAAATTCCTTCAGGCTGTTTGACTGGAAGTTGCGGCGCCTGTGAAATTGATGTAAATGGTAAGACGATAAGGGCTTGCATAAGTGATGTTAAAAGTAATAGAAAATGTGAGTTAAGTGTTTCTTTAACTACGGACCCCTTTTGGGAAACATAA
- a CDS encoding extracellular solute-binding protein — protein MQKLKKFIYSALTCSILLNNIPVNSTQKEVKVYSGRHYNTDRSVYKNFAEETGIKVRLIEAAGISLIERLKREGKNSQADLILLVDAARITNAAKAGLLQSIDSPILENNVPNGLKDPDKKWYALTRRVRVMVANPKVVDVSKINDYTDLAHPSLKGKVCLRNRKSPYNQSLVSNQIINKGEEATKNWLSGMISNVSQPFFPGDISIVRAVSKRKCGVGIVNHYYVARMLAGVNGRRDALYAKKTKVLTPNPAHINISAGGIAKYATNKNEAIKLLEYLASPAGSTGLAAPTFEHPLKEVNQNQIVKNFGEFTPDNIAMEELGEKNSLAIKMMKDAGWD, from the coding sequence TTGCAAAAACTTAAAAAGTTCATCTATTCAGCATTAACATGCTCTATTTTATTGAACAATATACCTGTTAATTCAACACAAAAGGAAGTTAAAGTTTATTCAGGTAGACATTACAATACAGATAGGAGTGTTTATAAAAATTTTGCAGAAGAAACTGGTATTAAAGTTCGACTAATTGAAGCAGCTGGAATATCTTTGATAGAGAGGTTGAAAAGGGAAGGCAAAAATTCCCAAGCTGATTTAATTTTGTTAGTTGATGCAGCTAGAATTACTAATGCAGCAAAAGCAGGATTACTTCAGAGCATTGATTCACCTATCCTAGAAAACAATGTCCCAAATGGATTAAAAGACCCCGATAAGAAATGGTACGCTTTAACGAGAAGAGTTAGAGTTATGGTTGCTAATCCAAAGGTAGTTGATGTAAGTAAAATTAATGATTACACTGATTTGGCACACCCTTCTCTAAAAGGAAAAGTATGTTTAAGGAATAGAAAAAGTCCTTATAATCAATCGTTAGTCTCTAATCAAATAATTAACAAGGGTGAAGAAGCTACAAAAAATTGGCTTAGTGGGATGATTTCAAATGTTTCACAACCTTTTTTCCCAGGAGATATTTCGATTGTTAGAGCAGTTTCTAAAAGAAAGTGTGGTGTGGGAATTGTAAATCATTACTATGTTGCCAGAATGTTAGCAGGGGTAAATGGAAGAAGGGATGCTTTATATGCAAAAAAAACAAAGGTACTTACTCCTAACCCTGCGCATATAAATATTAGTGCGGGTGGAATTGCGAAATATGCAACAAATAAAAATGAAGCAATTAAGTTGCTTGAATACTTAGCCTCTCCAGCAGGAAGTACAGGTTTAGCTGCTCCAACTTTTGAACATCCTTTGAAGGAAGTTAATCAAAATCAAATAGTAAAAAACTTTGGAGAATTTACACCTGATAACATTGCTATGGAAGAACTTGGAGAAAAAAATTCACTTGCAATTAAAATGATGAAAGACGCTGGTTGGGATTAA
- a CDS encoding Fe2+-dependent dioxygenase yields MNYLSHQLLNTEEINLIRRELDKYSQDWEDGKKTAGTHASKVKNNMQLKRESEISKKFTKFIINKLNGDQLIKSFSLTKKIHGTIFTKSKKGMYYGRHVDNTFMSSGRADLSFTVFLSDIDTYEGGELIIEDINSQNNFKLSAGQILIYPSTYLHSVQEVTKGERLVLIGWIESYVKSIEEREYLFDLDAGARGILAKNGRSDELDLIFKSYSNLLRVLGD; encoded by the coding sequence ATGAATTATTTAAGTCACCAATTATTGAATACTGAAGAAATAAATTTGATAAGAAGAGAATTGGATAAATACAGTCAAGATTGGGAAGATGGGAAAAAGACTGCAGGAACTCATGCATCTAAAGTAAAGAATAATATGCAACTAAAGAGAGAATCGGAAATATCAAAAAAATTCACTAAATTCATAATCAATAAATTGAATGGAGATCAACTAATTAAAAGTTTTTCACTTACAAAAAAAATACATGGAACGATTTTTACAAAATCTAAAAAGGGAATGTACTATGGTCGACATGTAGATAATACTTTTATGTCTTCAGGTAGAGCTGATTTATCTTTTACAGTCTTTCTAAGTGATATCGATACATATGAAGGGGGAGAACTAATTATTGAAGATATTAATTCACAAAATAATTTCAAACTTAGTGCTGGTCAAATATTAATATACCCAAGCACTTATCTTCATTCAGTACAAGAGGTAACCAAAGGAGAAAGACTTGTACTAATTGGATGGATTGAAAGTTATGTTAAGAGTATTGAAGAAAGAGAATATTTGTTTGACCTCGATGCTGGTGCGAGAGGAATTTTAGCAAAAAATGGTAGATCAGATGAATTAGATCTTATTTTTAAATCTTATTCAAACCTTCTAAGAGTATTAGGAGACTAG
- a CDS encoding porin has product MKLFQQMLVAGASLSLLAPITAQASEFVNIEEMNSYTRSQKKSSRLDSKTFTTKISEDNTSLKGLINGLEVKQNQFEAGSFSDTTTLDGKAVMFIGAVDGADEIGESETVQTGYTYTMNLNTSFTGDDNLYIRLKAGDNGDVWDERSTYHIETKDTGDEFRVDKMWYTFPIGDKITAFAGPRIENYYMYITPSIYKPGALKSFKLGGNSNFGASTDVGFGLKYETDSGFGFATNLVDKNADAAAGGLLGDSSVRKWDTQIAYTAERWHVSAFLTDFQNWTSHSYNATTLARQVASDGTGYSLRAYWMPEESGTSVPEISVGYDSKSYEDVVAPNNVEQASSYMIGLTWKDIIQPDDRIGLAFTQPLKATEFLEGAEGNEVDPFIWEAYYAFKPNDSMEIRPAIFGGTDVMADDQDDIFGVLTTATFKF; this is encoded by the coding sequence ATGAAACTCTTCCAACAAATGTTGGTAGCAGGGGCGTCTTTGAGCTTGTTAGCTCCAATTACTGCTCAGGCTTCCGAATTTGTCAATATTGAAGAAATGAATAGCTACACTCGTAGCCAAAAAAAATCTTCAAGACTTGACAGTAAAACATTCACTACAAAAATTAGTGAAGATAATACAAGCCTTAAAGGACTTATTAATGGCCTAGAGGTAAAACAAAATCAATTTGAGGCTGGCAGCTTTTCAGATACTACTACCCTAGACGGGAAAGCAGTTATGTTTATTGGAGCTGTTGATGGTGCTGATGAAATAGGTGAGTCTGAAACTGTACAGACTGGTTACACATACACAATGAACCTGAATACAAGTTTTACAGGTGACGATAATCTTTATATACGTCTTAAAGCTGGTGACAATGGTGATGTATGGGATGAAAGATCTACTTACCATATAGAAACCAAAGACACAGGAGATGAATTTAGGGTTGATAAAATGTGGTATACATTCCCTATAGGTGATAAAATTACAGCTTTCGCTGGCCCAAGGATTGAAAATTACTACATGTATATCACTCCTTCTATCTATAAACCAGGTGCACTTAAATCCTTTAAACTTGGCGGAAATAGTAACTTTGGAGCAAGTACCGACGTAGGTTTTGGTTTAAAGTATGAGACTGATTCTGGATTTGGATTTGCAACCAATTTAGTTGATAAGAATGCTGATGCCGCTGCAGGTGGTTTATTGGGTGATAGTAGTGTCAGAAAGTGGGATACACAAATTGCTTATACGGCTGAAAGATGGCACGTTTCAGCATTTCTAACAGATTTTCAAAACTGGACTTCTCACTCATATAACGCTACTACATTAGCTAGACAAGTAGCTTCAGACGGAACAGGTTACTCTTTAAGAGCCTATTGGATGCCGGAAGAATCAGGAACTTCAGTACCTGAAATCTCAGTCGGTTATGACAGTAAGTCTTATGAAGACGTGGTTGCACCAAATAACGTCGAACAGGCAAGTAGTTATATGATCGGACTTACTTGGAAAGATATAATCCAGCCTGATGACAGAATCGGTTTAGCATTCACACAACCTCTTAAAGCTACCGAATTTTTGGAAGGAGCTGAAGGTAATGAAGTTGACCCCTTCATTTGGGAAGCATATTATGCCTTCAAACCAAATGATTCAATGGAAATCAGACCTGCAATTTTTGGTGGAACTGACGTAATGGCTGATGATCAAGACGACATCTTCGGTGTTCTCACAACTGCGACATTCAAATTTTAA
- the glyQ gene encoding glycine--tRNA ligase subunit alpha produces the protein MFFQNIIKNLNNFWSEEDCLIMQPYDTEKGAGTMNPHTFLRAIGPEPWSVAYAEPCRRPTDGRFGDNPNRAQHYFQYQVIIKPSPDGIQEKYLKSLESLGIDPINHDIRFVEDNWESPTLGAWGVGWEVWLDGMEVTQFTYFQQCGGLDCSPIPIEITYGLERIAMFLQNKESIWDLNWNNRLRYSDIWLQFEKNQCSYNFNESSPVNLRKLFEIYQDESRMLIEKKLTYPALDYVLKCSHVFNLLDARGVISVTDRAQYIEKIRKLARDVALSWIEEREFLGYPLTKN, from the coding sequence ATGTTTTTTCAGAATATAATTAAAAATCTAAATAATTTTTGGTCTGAAGAAGATTGTTTAATTATGCAGCCTTACGATACAGAGAAAGGCGCTGGGACAATGAATCCCCATACTTTTCTGAGAGCTATTGGACCGGAACCTTGGTCTGTTGCATATGCTGAGCCATGTAGAAGACCCACTGACGGAAGATTTGGTGATAATCCAAATCGTGCTCAACATTATTTTCAATATCAAGTAATAATTAAACCATCCCCTGACGGGATTCAAGAAAAATATCTTAAATCCTTGGAATCTCTTGGAATAGATCCCATAAATCATGATATAAGATTTGTTGAAGATAATTGGGAGTCGCCAACTCTTGGAGCTTGGGGCGTAGGTTGGGAAGTTTGGTTGGATGGAATGGAGGTTACCCAATTCACTTATTTCCAACAATGTGGAGGTTTAGATTGTAGTCCAATCCCAATTGAAATCACATATGGATTAGAGCGTATTGCTATGTTCTTGCAGAATAAAGAAAGCATTTGGGACTTAAATTGGAACAATCGTTTGAGATACAGTGATATTTGGCTCCAATTTGAAAAAAATCAATGTTCTTATAATTTTAATGAATCAAGTCCTGTTAATCTCAGGAAATTATTTGAAATTTACCAAGATGAGTCACGGATGTTAATTGAAAAGAAATTAACTTACCCTGCCCTTGATTATGTTCTGAAGTGTAGCCATGTATTTAATTTGCTTGATGCGAGGGGAGTTATTTCAGTTACAGATCGTGCCCAATATATTGAGAAGATTCGAAAATTAGCAAGAGATGTTGCATTATCTTGGATTGAGGAAAGAGAATTTTTAGGATATCCCTTAACAAAAAATTAA
- a CDS encoding DUF1824 family protein produces the protein MEINKLVDLNVLRTAPQLNNIQSKKILEELEVNIFNADWITIGIMASCDNKAIKALQLITEKYSSIKFVNLDSLHAEGSVFLKGNQKTGNVFIRSENGIGEGILITCQYDSDADESNTFGPLPLDFFK, from the coding sequence ATGGAAATAAATAAGTTAGTCGATTTAAACGTTCTTAGAACTGCTCCTCAATTAAACAATATTCAATCAAAAAAAATATTAGAGGAACTAGAAGTAAATATTTTTAATGCTGATTGGATAACAATCGGAATAATGGCATCTTGTGATAATAAAGCTATTAAAGCATTGCAATTAATTACTGAAAAATATTCCTCAATTAAATTTGTAAATTTAGACTCCCTTCATGCTGAAGGAAGTGTTTTTTTAAAAGGTAATCAAAAAACTGGTAATGTTTTTATTAGATCTGAAAATGGTATTGGTGAAGGAATTTTAATAACATGTCAGTATGATTCAGATGCTGATGAATCTAATACTTTTGGGCCATTGCCATTAGATTTCTTTAAATAA
- a CDS encoding phenylpyruvate tautomerase MIF-related protein yields the protein MPYINISTSAKIEDKKKLLNEISILVASLTNKSKKFVMAKLDDNSEIFFEDESPCCFLEIKSIGSLNPSEMAKPISNFVFEKMGIPIDKIYISFVDLPASMWAWNGRTFG from the coding sequence ATGCCTTACATTAACATTTCTACTTCAGCAAAAATAGAGGATAAGAAAAAATTACTGAATGAAATCTCAATATTAGTTGCATCTTTAACAAATAAATCAAAAAAATTTGTTATGGCTAAATTAGATGATAATTCCGAAATCTTTTTCGAAGATGAGAGCCCTTGTTGTTTTTTAGAGATTAAGTCAATAGGTTCTTTAAATCCTTCGGAAATGGCAAAGCCAATATCTAATTTTGTATTTGAGAAAATGGGAATTCCAATAGATAAGATTTATATTTCTTTTGTTGATCTTCCTGCTTCAATGTGGGCTTGGAATGGAAGAACCTTTGGTTAA
- a CDS encoding methyltransferase domain-containing protein: MEVLNSYQRKKLDESNDEEFYSDPKFVYHLDANFRHYLSNVYKKEISDYSTVLDLMSSWDSYLPEEKKFKKVIGHGLNKQELEKNKIFDTFWIQNFNKNQEIPLDSESVDYCLMVAAWQYLQFPENLTREIVRILTNEGKFIIAFSNRAFWHKAPNIWTTSTEEERVKYVRKVLITNGFNEPKIIKKFNKTSYNLFNFLNKDPFFCLIATKE, encoded by the coding sequence TTGGAAGTTTTAAATAGTTATCAAAGAAAAAAACTTGATGAGAGCAATGATGAAGAATTTTATTCTGACCCAAAATTTGTCTATCACTTAGATGCAAACTTCAGACATTATCTTTCAAATGTTTATAAAAAAGAAATCTCAGATTATTCTACTGTCCTCGATTTAATGTCCAGCTGGGATAGTTATTTGCCTGAAGAGAAAAAATTTAAAAAGGTTATTGGGCATGGATTAAATAAACAAGAACTTGAGAAAAACAAAATTTTTGATACCTTTTGGATACAAAATTTCAATAAGAATCAAGAAATTCCCCTTGATAGTGAAAGTGTTGATTATTGTTTAATGGTTGCAGCTTGGCAATATTTGCAATTTCCAGAAAATTTAACTAGAGAAATAGTAAGAATTTTGACTAATGAGGGCAAATTTATAATAGCTTTTTCAAATAGGGCATTTTGGCATAAAGCACCTAATATTTGGACTACCTCTACTGAGGAAGAGAGAGTCAAATATGTAAGAAAAGTATTAATTACAAACGGATTTAATGAACCAAAAATTATTAAAAAATTCAATAAAACCTCATATAACCTGTTCAATTTTTTAAATAAAGATCCGTTTTTTTGCTTAATTGCGACTAAAGAGTAA
- a CDS encoding DUF3386 domain-containing protein has translation MDNLKEINCKEIFKKAYENRYTWKNDFHGYQGKCIFLTNNIIHKGDFVLGKDFKPNIQQIEDEKVVKSIASQLFEVCIHRVKREFESVHSENNFNLLKNSESGIEMIVSGKNQGDKYRVKNECINMVRRKIHGTIIEIFVAEFINTGMGSLSKKYSSQSIDPDTLKAKSQKLEYEDEFINIGQEDYWILKSRIIKYLNQNNEEETQKFIFEDLSLLK, from the coding sequence ATGGATAATCTAAAGGAAATTAATTGCAAGGAGATTTTCAAAAAGGCTTATGAAAATCGTTATACCTGGAAGAATGATTTTCATGGTTACCAAGGTAAATGTATTTTCTTAACTAATAATATTATTCATAAAGGTGACTTCGTATTAGGTAAAGACTTTAAACCAAATATTCAACAAATAGAGGATGAGAAAGTTGTTAAAAGTATTGCCTCTCAATTATTTGAAGTGTGTATACACAGAGTAAAGAGAGAATTTGAATCAGTGCACTCAGAAAATAATTTTAATTTACTTAAAAATTCTGAAAGTGGGATTGAAATGATTGTTTCAGGTAAGAATCAAGGTGATAAATATAGAGTTAAAAATGAATGTATTAATATGGTACGTAGAAAAATTCATGGAACAATAATTGAAATATTTGTTGCAGAATTCATCAATACTGGAATGGGTTCACTTAGTAAAAAATATAGTAGTCAATCGATTGATCCAGATACACTCAAGGCAAAATCACAAAAATTAGAATATGAGGATGAATTTATAAATATAGGTCAAGAAGATTATTGGATCTTAAAGTCGAGGATAATAAAATACTTAAATCAAAATAATGAAGAAGAAACGCAAAAATTTATTTTCGAGGATTTAAGTTTATTGAAATAA
- a CDS encoding chlorophyll a/b binding light-harvesting protein, with translation MLQTYGKSDVTYDWYAGNSGVVGRSGKFIAAHAAHAGLMMFWAGAFGLFELARYDASIPMGAQKAIVLPHLAGIGIGGVENGVITEPYGIVVICTLHLIFSAVLGAGGLLHSNKFAGDLGDYPENSKPQKFDFEWDDPDKLTFILGHHLIFLGLGAIMFVEWARIHGIYDPAIGSTRQVIYNLDIAAIWNHQFDFLKIDSLEDVMGGHAFLAFLEIIGGVFHICTKQFGEYTEFKGKGLLGAEAILSYSVVGVSYMAFVAAFWCASNTTIYPVDLYGEPLKLQFEFAPYFTDTVDLGSGAYSSRAWLANTHFYLGFFFLQGHLWHALRAMGFDFKKIGQAFDNIENTKITQN, from the coding sequence GTGTTACAAACTTACGGAAAATCTGATGTCACCTATGACTGGTACGCAGGGAATTCTGGTGTTGTCGGCCGTTCAGGTAAATTCATAGCAGCTCATGCTGCCCATGCAGGGCTAATGATGTTCTGGGCAGGAGCTTTTGGATTATTCGAATTGGCACGTTACGACGCCAGTATTCCAATGGGTGCACAGAAAGCAATTGTTTTGCCTCACCTAGCGGGTATTGGAATTGGGGGCGTTGAAAATGGTGTTATCACAGAACCATATGGAATTGTTGTAATTTGCACATTACATCTAATTTTCTCAGCAGTATTGGGTGCTGGGGGGTTATTACACTCCAACAAATTTGCAGGTGATCTTGGAGACTACCCAGAAAATAGTAAGCCACAAAAATTTGATTTCGAATGGGATGATCCAGATAAATTAACTTTTATTCTTGGTCATCATCTAATTTTTCTTGGGCTAGGAGCAATTATGTTCGTTGAATGGGCTCGTATTCATGGAATTTACGATCCAGCAATAGGATCTACAAGACAAGTTATTTACAATTTAGATATTGCTGCTATCTGGAATCATCAATTTGATTTTTTAAAAATAGATAGTCTGGAAGACGTTATGGGAGGACATGCTTTCCTAGCTTTCCTTGAAATAATAGGAGGTGTTTTCCATATTTGTACTAAACAATTTGGAGAATACACAGAATTTAAAGGGAAAGGATTACTTGGTGCTGAGGCAATTCTTTCATATTCAGTAGTTGGTGTTTCTTACATGGCTTTTGTTGCTGCTTTTTGGTGTGCTTCAAATACAACCATATATCCAGTTGATCTATATGGAGAACCTTTAAAGCTTCAATTTGAATTCGCCCCTTATTTTACTGATACAGTAGATTTAGGTTCAGGTGCGTATAGCTCAAGAGCTTGGCTTGCTAATACTCATTTTTATTTGGGTTTCTTTTTCTTACAAGGTCATCTTTGGCACGCACTAAGAGCAATGGGATTTGACTTTAAGAAAATTGGTCAAGCTTTTGACAATATTGAAAATACAAAAATTACTCAAAACTAG
- the fldA gene encoding flavodoxin FldA, with translation MTVGIYYATTTGKTEDVADRLHNFISSAEAPKDVSDVDDLSEFEGLDGIICGIPTWNTGADEERSGTAWDSILEDIGDLSLSGKKVAIFGLGDSSTYTENYCDAMEELHSYFTKAGAEMVGYVDKSTYTFDESKSVIGESFCGLPLDEDSESDLTDSRLEAWASQLKGEIPSLA, from the coding sequence ATGACTGTAGGAATTTATTACGCAACTACAACTGGAAAAACTGAAGACGTAGCTGATCGCCTTCACAACTTTATCTCTTCAGCAGAAGCACCTAAGGATGTATCTGATGTAGATGATCTATCGGAATTTGAAGGTCTTGATGGCATCATCTGTGGGATACCTACTTGGAATACTGGAGCAGATGAAGAAAGATCAGGAACTGCGTGGGATTCAATTTTAGAGGATATCGGTGACCTAAGTTTATCCGGAAAAAAAGTTGCAATTTTTGGCTTAGGAGATTCTTCTACCTATACAGAAAATTATTGTGATGCAATGGAAGAACTTCATAGCTACTTCACTAAAGCAGGTGCCGAGATGGTCGGTTATGTAGATAAATCTACTTATACATTTGATGAGTCTAAAAGCGTTATTGGAGAAAGCTTTTGTGGATTACCTCTTGATGAGGATAGTGAATCTGATTTGACTGATTCCCGTCTTGAAGCATGGGCTTCTCAGCTAAAGGGCGAAATCCCCTCATTGGCATAA